In Rhodamnia argentea isolate NSW1041297 chromosome 4, ASM2092103v1, whole genome shotgun sequence, the following proteins share a genomic window:
- the LOC125314893 gene encoding disease resistance protein L6-like, with amino-acid sequence MKRKRSCSEAGSRSHHTSGAQFEVFLSFRGPDTRANFTDSLYHALLDKGIHVFMDKKGIDVGEEIGPEIFQAIDGSKICIPIFSREYASSSWCLRELEHMMERRKTKELEVLPIFYDVEPSDVKLETGVYRDALNLHKEKRGAEIVQRWEESLREVAGIKGWDTKNTGYVNTFNFIFPFLSVSFAFA; translated from the coding sequence atgaaaagaaaaaggagttgTTCAGAAGCAGGATCCAGGAGCCACCACACATCTGGAGCTCAGTTCGAGGTGTTCTTGAGTTTTCGAGGACCTGACACTCGTGCTAACTTCACAGATTCCCTCTATCATGCCCTGTTAGATAAGGGTATCCATGTTTTTATGGACAAGAAGGGGATCGACGTCGGAGAAGAGATCGGCCCCGAGATTTTCCAGGCCATCGATGGCTCGAAAATCTGCATTCCCATCTTCTCAAGAGAATACGCCTCTAGTAGCTGGTGCCTGCGCGAGCTGGAACACATGATGGAGCGTAGGAAAACTAAGGAACTGGAGGTGTTGCCCATTTTCTACGACGTGGAACCCTCCGATGTGAAACTTGAAACCGGAGTGTACAGGGACGCATTGAATCTGCACAAAGAAAAACGTGGGGCTGAGATTGTCCAACGCTGGGAAGAGTCGCTCAGGGAGGTTGCTGGAATCAAGGGATGGGACACCAAAAACACAGGGTATGTGAACACATTCAACTTCATCTTCCcttttctctctgtttcttttgcCTTTGCTTGA